ATACCCGTCCTCTCTCCAAGTTGTTGCATGCCTATATCAAACGATGCTTTTTTCAACGTGTCTCTTTTCCTGTGAAAGTTGTAATGAATCACTAATATGAAAAATCAATTCCATCACCATGCGGATACTTTTTTAAAGTAGCACTCAAGCTTCTCATTTTAACGAAGTATTGATGTTGAAGCTTTGTGGACGTTATTCAGGGTTGTatgcagtagtgggattcagtcggttcgcaccggttctatagaaccgtctcatggaattttatgagatcagcgaaccggttagcattacttgTAACTCTCAATGAccttttgtaacagaaccgggtgaaaaatatggcttttgtgatagaaccggctgataaaataattgaatcccaccactggttgtATGTTGTATTTGTTTGCAGTATATTTATTAAACGACTACTCTGATATATGCCGAAGCTATGTAAACGACGCATATCAGGTGCCTTCAATGATTTACCGCAAATCAAGGTTCGATCCATTTTAAATTCTGATCATGCTAATATTTTTGCTTGCTGATATCTTGCTACTGTTTGCGACTTTACTGCAGATCGTTTCCCAAAATTGATTAGATTGTTTCAATTGTTGTTGACATCCTGCGTGCgccataataatattttttttacccGACCTACAGCAACCACATTCGCGTGTTTTGTTATTGCACTAAGTCACAACAAATTGAATATGGaagtatttatataataatttataaatattcttttatCTAAAATATAGTCCACCCGTACATTTAGGCAATGTCACAGTGTATGATCTGACATGCATGTTCCATTTTCAGCTAAATTTGTTAGAAGGCATATTATTTTTGTACTACTAATCATCGCAGTTTAATGGTTtatcaaaaatttgctacaatATGATAATCTTTACTGAAAAATATCAACATCATATAATAAATGTCAAAAtagtgatataacaatatgtgTTCTTTATTTTTAATCTGTATAACAAGTGGTAAACATACTTTTTGAAAAGAATTCCGACGATTGCAGCGAGACAAATTACAGCAATAATCGCCACAACGATTGCCGCAACGTAAGAGTTTCCacctaaataaaataaaccaatTACCATGTACATTATTGCTAAGTACATCTAAAGAACTTTAATTTAGCTTCTACTTTCTTAAACAGGAACAAATTTTCCTGCACATGCTAGTTGTGTTCGTGTAACACTATATACAGTGTACCTATTTCTGTTTGATAGGTGGCATAAGGGCAATGGTATTACAtgtatgaaagttgcccttcagGTATTTCAGTCCATCTTCCAAATAAATGGAAATGAATGTACTATGTAATAAGTAATGAGCTCATTTTCCCGGAAGCTGTTGAAATAACTTGTATTATCTAACCATTATTCTTAAATCAGGATACCTGGTTGCTCGGGGTCCGTTGGCgcttttttgtaaaataaagtgGTATTGCTTGTTTTAAAATAAGTCTGTCCGTTCTCTCCATAAGTGGTTGTTACGATCTGTacactgaaacaaaaaacataattttgtaCCATTTGGCGTGACGAATATCTATGTAGAAATTAGTAACCTACACCTTGCGTCACTGGACACACTTAGTACTAGATTATGAAACGAGATTTCGGCCTTTAGGCTATGATCTCTACTCTATTAACTCGGGAATACACAAAATTCTAATGCAAAGCAAACCCGAATGTGGCTTCGTTCTCCAGATTTCGATTATTTCCTTCAACGAATCGTATATTGCTGTCCGAACGCTTTACCCTCTTCAAATCAGAAGGAAAACTCAAGTTGCACGAACTCTTTGATTCATCTCCCAATTTTCGAGTGAATGTTTCGTTTTTATCTATCTTGCTTGCTACATCAGACCTATATTTTAAATGGATCCAATCAAATTACACATTTTAGACtcatttgttatatatataacagtgtCATGTTTTGGAAGATGTTTTaacatttgttttttaaaacgcgtttcatttaaaatggCGTAGAATGACCGATCGCGAatgaatattacatttttttttcggtAAATTTGGTATCTAGCGGTCGctaatataaattttcaaaaactgaaTTTTTAAGTAGAATGACTAGAAAATACCTTGTAATAGCAATTGCGATATAAGCATCGTTGTTCATTAATTTCTTCGATTTAGCTTTCTCCATCGCGACCAACAATTGTTCATGTCTGTAATCCAAATTTGTGTGGTTGGCATCTGGCTTGTAAGTAAGAATGATGTAAAAGCAGCTgaaatacagaataaaataaaatttagattcaGTATACTCTCTAACTGTAAGCTTTAAATGTTACTAAAACTGAAAAAGGTAATTTTTGAGATATACCTGACCACAAAGTCGTTGGTTAGAATGGTTTATATTGTTATGACGCCAAACTTCATGaccatttattgaaaatttacaaGTCAAGTCAATTTATTCGCCCTCCAGTACCGCAGGCGCGACATGGCGTTGTACTACTGTTTattccaatttgaaaatatgacttaaataacggtgctcccgaagtatgcgaaccaagatggcggacatcggaacgtaacatggataacaggttagggttaggcgataattattttccaattttccttattttagtcctattatcagttcgaagactagccaagagcctcccgtagtatttatacctaaaattatggcctaaccctaacctagtacacatattacattccgatgtccgccatcttggtttgcatacttcgggagcccctaaaTAACATATCATCCACACTTGAGGCAATATGCTAAGTGCGTCGAACCTCGCCACCTTTAAACACGAGTACATACATGGAAAttcgaataaataaaattagttcTTACGTAATTGGACCGTGGGATTCATCTGGCGCAGGTATGCTAACCTCTGCTAATCCATTCGAAGGAATTTGTATTGTCGGAGGTAGTATTGATGCTGGAGCTGAATACAATATAAATAGTGATTTTATGTCGCAGTCTAGCTGTGAAGCAGAAATTCATGacaataatttattataaattattccaAAGGAAATATGTCCCATCGAACTTACGCCCTTGTTCCGTGACACAGCCATTTTCTATAACTACGGGTTGACCCAAGCCGGCGCATGTTTTAGCACGCACAGTGAATGTGTAGTTCATGTTTAATCCAActgtaataatttttgaaaagtcATCGCTTGATGTGTCGAACTCTTCAGTCATTGACCACTGGGCGTACGTCGTTGATGCGACTTGGGCTATCTTAGCTTGCGATGTAATCTGCCAAAAGGTTAAACATGTGAATATagcataaaactatttttaatatattcagaGATCATCTGTAAAAAGATTGTAGCAGTTAAATAAAGCTTATTTGATGACAACTTGTTGTGCTTTTTATATGCATCGTTCATTCGATTATACCTTGAATCCCGTAATTCCGTCGTTATTGTTTGCTTTCCACGAAAGGTGACACATTTTGGAGTTTTTCAACATATTAACACGTAACTGATTTACTGGATAAGGAAGGGTCGCATCCGTTCGCACAGTTCTAGTTGTCACTAAAGGGTGGGTACATATATCTGGACAGAcggtgatctgaaatatatttgataaatcgTAAACCCGAAATAATCAGATACCGGAAACTGTAAATGGCGGGCGCATTTTACCTAACCTGAATTATATTTAATCAAAATACgtgattgttttatatttcattgaatATTCACCTAAAGATATGCGTAGTTGTTAGTTGCAATGAAAATGTATGTGCTGTAAGCTTACACTGGCTGATGGTAATCATTTGCAGTAGTCGGTGAATTTCATCGTTTTGGATAACGCCCATTCAGCTTAAATTGATGGTTGCGATGACATATTTTGTAATTGGAATATTGGATCAACTATTTTGTCTTGTGAGGTAGGATTCGGGTATAATTGTTAGAATATATTCTGGGGTATGATGAACATTACATAGTATAaaagtattttcaataataagtattttttaataatgataaagttttttcaataaataatatttaaattattgaagTTTATACTGATTTACCTTCACTTGATATACTGTAGAATGTTCTAGATTTGATAGTCGTCTGTAAATATTATCTGAATTTGTTGGTATTAAAATTTCCGGACCAACCGCCTTTATCCTGTCTGCATCATCTTTTATCAGCTCCAAGCTATAATGTTATGAATAGAATGTATGTTATCATGCGTGGTTTTGGTATCGATGCACTGAAAATAGGTTACATTTTCAACTGTTTATTCTGATACTAGTCCTACAGATTTTTCATATGGTAGGCTATTCAATGTTGTACTACATAGTATTATCATTGTTTAGATGTTGATGTTGTACATCACCTAATCTGATCTGTCATAATCACTGGccaaaaataaattgaacagaGTCACCGAataaagtattttatttttagccGTACGTGTGCTTGATCCCCACAGCTTCTATTGCTGGACGCCATGACACTGTTATGTTTGCACTGCATTGCTCCACAATAGTTGTCATCTGTGTAGGTTTTCCAATTACTGATTACGAGAACATATAAAATATgactttaatttttaatataaaacagcCGACCAAATATCACGTATCTTACCGCCTCGTTGGCAAACGAATCCGTTAGATTCCGAGCAATTTGTTGCATACCATTTCCAGCTGGGATGCCTCATTGTTACGCAGTTAGTATTCTGTTTGTTTGATTGACCTTCGGCCCAGGCCTCAAAGTTGTCATTAGAGTTATTTGAATTGGTGTCCCAGCTTAACATAAAGTTAAAAGTAAACAATCCAAAAATGGAACGAAATAGTTAGCTATACCGTGAAAATTAAATACCTCTCATTGCGACCTTCGTTGAACATAATCTCCCCATCTATCCATCTCCAAACTCCATCATTTCTGCTCCGGTTCGCCCCGATAAATACTGAACACATgagaatattattcaaatatttagcttataaatttaaatataaaaatttaatatcgGGTATACTCCATAGGTGACAACATTTTCAGTAGTATATTGTCGTTGCATCTTTGGAGATTTATGCACAGGTGATAACTGTAACGTTTTTTACTAAACGTATAACGACAATTCTCTAAAAAGAACCAATTCTCAAATATGACAACGCTGAGATGATCTGTATTTATTTAAGTGGTTAATGTGAACATTAAAGATATTTGATCTATTAACATCTCCACGAGACTTGGATTAGATCTAAAGTTTTACGAATTTGAAAAAGTGTATATTTTCGACTCACGGCTCACTGGAGTTTTTCTGTAGTCTGCTAATGATTCTATTTGTAATTGGGTTTCGTTATTATTGATTTTTGCCAGACTTCCTCCTTTATATGAGCAATGATATTTTGCTGTTGTATAATTTGCCCTCGCACTCATGTTGCCAATCACAATGTATGTTGAATTTGATCCCACAGCAAGGTCTTTAATAATATTCAACAGTGAGGAAGTGATTATGCGAAGGGAATTCATGCATGGCATTTTTACCTCACAATATCACGAAGTATGTTTGTCCTAATATCGTATTGCATAATACTAATCAATCTTCAAGAGATTGATGCAGTACTTAATCCCAACAAGTAAGATACTATTGAACTTATTGTAGCACAAGCTTTCAAATGGTCGTAACAAACAGTGAGCTCCAAATCTTGTCGAATTTGAGTAATTTAATATGTGCAAAGTAATATTACCAACGTTTTGGGTACATGTTCGTTTATAACATTAGTACCAACCCGTAAATTCATTTTCTTTGTAATTTAGCCATATTATATATCGTTCCTGCTGCCCCAATATTTAAAACATAATTATGACGTAGTTTTCTTATTTCAAATAAGATGAAAAACTTACTACGATTTAAAATCATTGTTGCTGTCGACGTGTTTTCAAACGAATTGCTGGCATAGCAGGAAATGTTTGTCATCCCCAAATATTCAAAGAGTGCGATGTCTAATTTGCTTGTATTTATTGCAACATCTTGCGTCGAATTTGTTgaagaagttttaaaaattgatcCGACTTCTTGCTTAATCGCTAGATTTGTTCCGTTTTTAGAAAACATCCAGTGAATTTTAGGAATTGGATATCCCTCAAATGCACACATAGCTGTTGCAAAGTTGTTGTTTTCACTTATATTATTACCTTTCAATAGAATTTCGGCTGAAAATATAAAGATACAAAGATTAGttaaaagaatataaaattttcgtgttttgatattttcacGAAGCCCGAAAGTCTAGTTTTTATTAAATGCATCAAATTTGTAGTATTTTTTCTTGATATCAACCTCACACATGCTTCAAAGCTATGACATATTCAGGCTTGCAATAATATGCAGATGTTGAAAACTAAGAAATATTCGAGTCATATCTgttaaaatattcgattaaaaTTCGAATAAAATCAACCAtacaatgtaaataattttaaacagtgcaaataattttataaatcagGTTcgtcatttaaaataaaaacagcatCAATTGCCTTCGGCAGAAATGCTTACCTCTCAGAATAGaagtattttcatatatttccaTACGACCACCAACAACATTTCTTGCCACGCATGCATACACTCCTGCATCTTTTCGCAAGGCGTTTTTCAGGTGGAGTATGGCCATAGTTGACGTGTTTGATTGGAACACAGTTTGACTAACTTCAGAAGAAACTTCTTTATTGCCTTTATACCATTTGATTTGGGGTCGAGGAACTCCCGTTGCTTCACACGTTATATTTTGCATCGAGTTTGGAATTATCTCAGAGGATGAGCTCATATATTTAATTCGTGCAGGCGCTGCAAATTTGTGAATACTCGGTTCAAAAGGACTATTTTGTTATAATGGACTGTCAGTAGTTTAACAAAATCGACTTTGTATGTACCCCCCAAAAAAACGTGATTGTATAACATAATTTAACACACATTAAATAACATTGTATTcatcataaaatataatcataATAGTAAAACACAAAACACCACATAAACATTTGACgaattatatataaatgtatatattacCTTCGACGACGACAGTAATATTTTCCTCTCTGAAGTAACTTTCAGGATCAATTTCTGGTCTTGCGCGGAATGTGTAAATTGTTTGAAAACTTTGACTTGAAAACGGACCAAATGTGAtagaaacattttttgaaacattacGTTTTGTTTGgaaagaatatgaaaaattcaaattttcgaagCATTCAATTTTGATTAGTCCGTGATTGCTGCCAACATTGAGCGTTACTGTAATTCTTCTGTTTATTTCGGTAACATATTTGCGCGAAGTTGTCGTGATATTAATTCTATCTGTAAATTTAATACGAAGTATGGTTGAAAacgaaatgaataatatttagaaatttatttttcctaGCAGTTTGCTTTTCCCCGATTTCATTTCCGAATAGTTTGCCAGAAGCTGACTGTATGAAAATAGAGGTACATAGTGACATGCGACATATTTATAATGGCGTCATCTGCTGGAATAACCTAGCTTACGTATTTATAAATTAATGCCCAGGATGAAACTATGTTAAAGCAAAGGTTGTTATCGCTCCATAGTAAACATTGCTTTTAAACGTACCATTGTCACAATGTTCCCCATCATATCCGGCGTTACATATGCATTTTCTATGACACCCCTTAGAAATACACATTCCTCCATTTTGGCATTCAGGGTCCGATTTACATGGATCATTCactgtaaaaattgaaaatatcgaAGCCTGTTTTCTTATCATGGCTGGTAAAAACTGTTCATTTCAGTAGTTGGTAATAAAGTAAATATTACCGAATATTTTGTGTCACGCGCagttcaatttatattttctcgAAGTTCCCTTATAAATATCACGGGTACTCTAAACCGAATGTTTACTCGGCCTCTGCTGAGAAAATAGTACATATTTTAGCGTAATTGGTTGTTTTAGATAATTGCATGAAACGCAAATACATTCAACAAACCCATCCAAATGTTGATATTTGATATGGTATACCGATCACCACAAGCCCACAACAACAATTTTTGAATTGCGAATAATTCAACAAATAAATACCACGGACCCGTATTGGTGGATATACTTTTtcgataaaaaattatttgataaatttgcaatattaatttcaaatgaTTAGAAGTATATTTTGTGATCATATACCTGCAACTTCACATACATAGCCAATATTGCTTGTTTTTGTCTTATCGAACCAGTGCAACTTGTCCCACGTACGACTCAAATTCCCATTTATACTCTTCCAGGAGCTAAGAGCTAAAGCAATATTGCTTCCAGGCCTCCCGGTAGCCCAATTAGAGTCAGTACCCGAATTGATACTTGACCCATCAAACCAAATCCATTTTTGCTCGTTTTTATGACCGCCTATCCACAGCTCAATGAGACCAACGTTGTTATACAATGCTTGTACTTGATTTTTAACGAAATTCTGAATTTCCTGCACTTTTAGTATTGCAAGTATTCCTTCTAATTTCCCGCAACTCTCATTTGCAGTCAGAAAATTCATTTTGTGATTGTAATTGATGTGATATTTGCAAGATCTATTTTCAAAGAACACCTCATCTGCAaaatatttcgaaatatatCTCTTAAAGATTTGATCTATTTTAAAGTTGTGATAATAATGTTTCGCTGCTTCATAGAATAGTGCCTTGGGATTTTTATAAGATAACGTAGCTGTATGGCTATATTTTAACAATAGTATCATTTACCTTTTTAATCTATTTCTTGAGCATCTGTGAAATGATATACATCTATATATGTTTCATTGAATTTGATATAATGCTAGTAGTAGGTTCATGAAATGAAAGCAAAGCTTTATGGAAATGAAAGCAAACTTAGACTGACTATGTACAATAAATACCATACTTTCACATCGGGATCCGTTGTACGGAGGCAGGCACGTACAGTTGAAGAATGGAAAATGCGTTGTTTGCATACACTGACCATTGTTTTTGCACGGCTTCGGCGTACACTGATCtaaaatttaaatgtaatttAGAATTATTCTAGCTCAACCCTACTTATTGTAGTGGTACCACTGAGCTGAtaacaaacaaatattattggattttgaaatattatcttaTTACGTTTTTTTATTACGTGATGTACTTTACCTGTTATTTGAATTTTAGCAACAGCGTGTGTTACATGCTCATTGACAATATTAGTAGCTACGCATGCGTATTCTCCAATACTTGTTTTATCTTGTTTCACGACGTGTAATGTTGCATGATCAGAATGGTTAGTCTGATAAATGCCAGGTGTTGTCATGTTGCTGACCGTAACATTTCCTCCATACCAATTTATAACTGGCTTTGGATAGCCCATAGCAAAGCATTTCACAGTGTTGTTTCCCGGCTTGGTGGGTATCGCCAACGTTGGAGGTTCAATGCGAACTATCGATGCATACGctacagataaaaaaaaatgagaaaataattGGCATTGATGAGAACATCGccgttttttgtttttgctattttCATATTATGAAGACTATCATGAATTAGATTTTGTACATTTTCACAGTATCGTTTTTTTATCAACGTCGTTTCTTTCATTTCTATTAGTTATTAAGCAATGTAATTGTTTATGAAAtaggtcaggggtgggcaacccctggcacgcgtgccaaacttggcacgcgagcccatttattcggcacgcgagcgaggcctaggaaacgagatcattctcttTTAGATAAAAAGTTTTAAGACTATCAATTATCTGATGAAAATAGGCGTTCCTTTGTTCGTTATCGATTGTTAACAATCCGGTATTTATTTGGActctttttgtcctttcatgacatatggctacaaagcataaattatgacgtaacaaatgagtgagctctctcgaaattttgtcgagaaaagctcagcattcatttggctacactcttacgtaatatagatcgtctgtgccaccctttttcgtcatttctgcttgatttaaAAGTTGAACAGCCCACGTTGGTTATAGtaacttgctaacttactgttataaattgatttcgaaaaaaatataagcgATTGGAATGCCATTCCCGAAAATTTTccgtgtcttaaaaactttgcaactgcattactctacAATTCTACATATTTTTATGTACATATGCTTGAGAATCTATGTTCTCAGCTATGAATTTCATTGAAACCAGTACCGGTAGTCCGtgtatttatttgaaagttagaaaatataaacccaatatAAAATATCTATCAGCGTTAATGCAGCAGCAAAGGTCTGAAtgatatagaataaaaaaaagtaatcaagtctatttgtcggactgatattttcctgaatagtgaatctgtcagtacatgtttaaaaggtttattattgtgtatgtttgctttgaaagtagcaaaggTATGtgtttaattttggtcggcacgcggaagaattttgtcgttaaatttatcCACTTTTGGCAGGCGAGCcgaaaaggttgcccacccctgaaatAGGTTATAATCTAAGAACGGAACTACACCATCATACAAACCTTTGACAGTGACCGATATATTGgttctgaaataatattcttCTTCATTCACACTCTCAGCTCGGAAATAATATACTATGCCAGTGCCCATAATGCCCGATGTGTTTATAGCGAAATACAATGTTTCAATTATATTTCCGCTTGTTATAGTAGAtgttgaatttgtttttaaaacttcaCCGCCAGTATTTTTCatagttatttttgcattgcCATCGTAAGACGTTAGATTCAAAATCACTGTAATAATGCTTCCTTGCAATGTCTCGGAAGTTCTATCCTGCGGTGTTACCGTCATCAATTCTGAAaattgtgataaaatatttattagtaATTGCTTTTAATAGTCACAAGAGAAATAAGTTATAAAAAGCAGTAGGTATGTTTACGACAAATTAGGGTTTCAAGGTAGTAACTTTATACGTTGTTACCTAAAAAACAATACCCACAAAATTTCTCAACTAGTtctaaaaaatgaattaaataatttaaaatattttcacacttgaacttctgttcaTGTTTGATTGTATCCAAAAGTTTCAGGAGTCTATAGCACATTTTTCACAAAAGTTATATCCTccctagagcagtggttctcaaacgccGGGGCGCGCCCAATTATGgcagacaatttttgaggggtcGTGAAGCTAatcaaacataaaaatatttgttagattttaatatttaaatttttttattgtttataaatttctttattattatgtccaacgcatttttttgaataattatattttcaccTTTCATATGTTATTGGtaacttattgttagctaggtatttttgaggttGAGCGCAAGACTTGTCAAATTTTAAATAGATGGCGTGGCT
This is a stretch of genomic DNA from Styela clava chromosome 2, kaStyClav1.hap1.2, whole genome shotgun sequence. It encodes these proteins:
- the LOC120335592 gene encoding uncharacterized protein LOC120335592; protein product: MKNAIWIFILISSLFSAIQSESPKQTATFRTYKLELFDQGKKWYAAKKVCTDRHSWLVEIKDRETYEAVRNLTRENIWIGLNYLPNNKWLWNEEGELRFSKWDSTSPIQYKKINKNQCVRQFASTGLWRNHDCEPGYKYVCQSDMTFINKTCTNEICSNHGNCIIATEKDRYSCNCKPGYFGTKCESELMTVTPQDRTSETLQGSIITVILNLTSYDGNAKITMKNTGGEVLKTNSTSTITSGNIIETLYFAINTSGIMGTGIVYYFRAESVNEEEYYFRTNISVTVKAYASIVRIEPPTLAIPTKPGNNTVKCFAMGYPKPVINWYGGNVTVSNMTTPGIYQTNHSDHATLHVVKQDKTSIGEYACVATNIVNEHVTHAVAKIQITDQCTPKPCKNNGQCMQTTHFPFFNCTCLPPYNGSRCENEVFFENRSCKYHINYNHKMNFLTANESCGKLEGILAILKVQEIQNFVKNQVQALYNNVGLIELWIGGHKNEQKWIWFDGSSINSGTDSNWATGRPGSNIALALSSWKSINGNLSRTWDKLHWFDKTKTSNIGYVCEVAVNDPCKSDPECQNGGMCISKGCHRKCICNAGYDGEHCDNDRINITTTSRKYVTEINRRITVTLNVGSNHGLIKIECFENLNFSYSFQTKRNVSKNVSITFGPFSSQSFQTIYTFRARPEIDPESYFREENITVVVEAPARIKYMSSSSEIIPNSMQNITCEATGVPRPQIKWYKGNKEVSSEVSQTVFQSNTSTMAILHLKNALRKDAGVYACVARNVVGGRMEIYENTSILRAEILLKGNNISENNNFATAMCAFEGYPIPKIHWMFSKNGTNLAIKQEVGSIFKTSSTNSTQDVAINTSKLDIALFEYLGMTNISCYASNSFENTSTATMILNRNLAVGSNSTYIVIGNMSARANYTTAKYHCSYKGGSLAKINNNETQLQIESLADYRKTPVSLFIGANRSRNDGVWRWIDGEIMFNEGRNESWDTNSNNSNDNFEAWAEGQSNKQNTNCVTMRHPSWKWYATNCSESNGFVCQRGVIGKPTQMTTIVEQCSANITVSWRPAIEAVGIKHTLELIKDDADRIKAVGPEILIPTNSDNIYRRLSNLEHSTVYQVKITVCPDICTHPLVTTRTVRTDATLPYPVNQLRVNMLKNSKMCHLSWKANNNDGITGFKITSQAKIAQVASTTYAQWSMTEEFDTSSDDFSKIITVGLNMNYTFTVRAKTCAGLGQPVVIENGCVTEQGPPASILPPTIQIPSNGLAEVSIPAPDESHGPITCFYIILTYKPDANHTNLDYRHEQLLVAMEKAKSKKLMNNDAYIAIAITRSDVASKIDKNETFTRKLGDESKSSCNLSFPSDLKRVKRSDSNIRFVEGNNRNLENEATFGVQIVTTTYGENGQTYFKTSNTTLFYKKAPTDPEQPGGNSYVAAIVVAIIAVICLAAIVGILFKKKRDTLKKASFDIGMQQLGERTDHAYANFAMDETEPRSATSIPMDQLLIIYNSMKAKDSQKFRDEFEALKEEAKAIEYSTEIASASALKMKNRYKNILPCDTSRVILRGEGDATYINASYIKGYKKNQKFIASQGPLPNTANDFWRMVTEKNVSVIVMLTNCIEGGRAKCEKYWPDQGVTRMYGDVKLENKNEATYGSFVVRTFALTTESNEEKPVYQYHFIRWPDHGVPVTTTNLIKFYNSVMSQHAKTNKNSPIICHCSAGAGRTGAFIAYDYTLEEAEAKNSIDVYACVLKMREYRVQFVQTCDQYILVHKLLLEWYLMKETDIDQDSVSKVMENKPEIVERLEKEFKNLSLVGPINQTKHGDTSRNRAMNRCKEIVPYERNRVIILKQVNEIDVPYINASVIETYDTTRMFATQGPMKSSIEYFWRCIIDNSINTIIMLTKCTNDKKEQCAQYWPESSEDDITIRNMTISLKQEFVGDIIEREMNISRETYSRKIVQYQYTGWKADKSPCDISSVLELVNKMHENLAQSDASAALVHCSDGAGRTGVFCAIVNLIARVKNENKIDVFRAVKDLRDCRPGMVQTLKQYNFCYEAISSFLTTSNLYCDINDKEEESEDPELHPYSDIDINEVAEASTDKKK